In Oncorhynchus tshawytscha isolate Ot180627B unplaced genomic scaffold, Otsh_v2.0 Un_scaffold_4246_pilon_pilon, whole genome shotgun sequence, a genomic segment contains:
- the mid1ip1b gene encoding mid1-interacting protein 1-B: protein MMQISDSYNQKNSLFNAMNRFIGAVNNMDQTVMVPSLLRDVPLDEEEEVKTISPIRTASNGSTTYFQDGDMYNYYVLLKSIRNDIEWGVLQADDRRKEKMGVTALDISRIESDDDDLEKQFHYYLTGLHTVLSKLTRKANTLTNRYNQEIGIRGCGL, encoded by the coding sequence ATGATGCAAATTTCGGATTCGTACAATCAAAAGAATTCATTGTTCAATGCAATGAACCGATTTATTGGTGCCGTAAATAACATGGATCAGACGGTGATGGTTCCTAGTCTGCTAAGAGACGTGCCTCTAGACGAGGAAGAAGAGGTGAAAACGATATCACCGATTAGGACCGCCAGCAATGGGTCAACCACCTATTTCCAGGACGGGGACATGTACAATTACTATGTGCTATTAAAATCGATCAGGAATGACATCGAATGGGGGGTCCTACAAGCCGACGACAGGCGGAAAGAAAAAATGGGGGTGACCGCGTTGGACATATCCAGAATAGAATCCGATGATGATGATTTGGAGAAACAATTTCATTATTATTTGACAGGACTACACACGGTTCTGTCTAAGCTTACCCGGAAAGCAAACACCCTCACGAACAGGTACAATCAGGAGATTGGAATAAGGGGCTGTGGACTGTGA